The following proteins come from a genomic window of Malus domestica chromosome 02, GDT2T_hap1:
- the LOC103401676 gene encoding splicing factor U2af large subunit A-like isoform X5, which translates to MDLVRRQPATIAFFGQIPGTSPTIPGMFPNMFPLSTGQQFAPLPVMPVQAMTQQATRHARRVYVGGLPPTANEQSVATFFSQVMAAIGGNTAGPGDAVVNVYINHEKKFAFVEMRSVEEASNAMALDGIIFEGAPVKVRRPSDYNPSLAATLGPSQPNPNLNLAAVGLTPGSAGGLEGPDRIFVGGLPYYFTEAQIKELLESFGPLRGFDLVKDRETGNSKGYAFCVYQDLSVTDIACAALNGIKMGDKTLTVRRANQGANQPKPEQESVLLHAQQQIALQRFMLLQPPSSVATKVVCLTQVVTADELRDDTEYDDILEDMRLEGEKFGALVNVIIPRPRPDGELAPGVGKVFLEYADTDGSTKARTGLNGRKFGGNQVVAVFYPEDKFGQRDYEG; encoded by the exons ATGGATCTTGTTCGTCGTCAACCGGCAACTATTGCCTTTTTTG GGCAAATTCCTGGGACTAGTCCTACCATTCCGGGAATGTTCCCAAACATGTTCCCTCTGTCGACCGGTCAG CAGTTTGCACCCCTTCCAGTTATGCCTGTTCAGGCAATGACTCAACAG GCTACTAGGCATGCCCGACGAGTGTACGTTGGAGGGCTTCCTCCCACAGCAAATGAACAG TCTGTTGCTACATTTTTCAGCCAAGTTATGGCTGCAATTGGAGGGAACACTGCTGGCCCAG GAGATGCTGTTGTCAATGTCTACATAAACCATGAAAAGAAATTTGCttttgtggagatgagatcggTTGAAGAGGCTAGCAATGCAATGGCTCTGGATGGAATTATTTTTGAG GGAGCCCCTGTTAAGGTGCGGAGACCTAGTGATTACAACCCATCTCTGGCTGCAACACTCGGTCCAAGCCAGCCCAATCCCAACCTGAACCTGGCCGCTGTGGGGCTTACACCGGGTTCTGCTGGTGGGCTTGAGGGCCCTGATCGCATATTTGTTGGTGGGCTGCCATATTACTTCACAGAAGCACAGATCAAGGAGTTACTCGAATCCTTTGGACCCCTTCGTGGTTTTGATTTAGTGAAAGACAGGGAAACAGGAAACTCAAAAGGCTATGCCTTTTGTGTTTACCAAGACCTTTCTGTTACAGACATAGCTTGTGCAGCGCTGAACGGTATTAAAATGGGTGACAAGACGCTCACAGTTAGGCGTGCTAACCAAGGTGCCAACCAGCCCAAACCTGAGCAAGAGAGCGTTCTGTTGCACGCACAGCAGCAAATTGCATTGCAG AGGTTCATGCTGTTGCAACCGCCTAGTTCTGTTGCCACCAAGGTTGTATGTTTAACTCAGGTAGTAACTGCAGATGAGCTTAGGGACGATACTGAGTATGATGATATCTTGGAAGACATGAGGCTTGAAGGCGAAAAGTTTG gtgcattagtgaACGTCATCATCCCGCGTCCAAGACCAGATGGTGAACTTGCCCCCGGTGTTGGGAAG GTGTTTTTGGAGTACGCAGATACTGATGGCTCCACAAAAGCCCGCACGGGGTTGAATGGCCGGAAATTTGGCGGCAATCAGGTGGTAGCAGTGTTTTATCCGGAGGACAAGTTCGGCCAGCGCGACTACGAGGGCTAG
- the LOC103401676 gene encoding splicing factor U2af large subunit A-like isoform X1: MMTEYEGRYDGNGEDAGTYADGGSSPQPRAAVHGGADDYSDSKSQVHVVLQHESRDYERESSKSREKDRDKGRDKERDRDRDRDRDRGRSKDKDRERDRDRDRVRDRDRDRERERDRDRDRDRHHRDRHRDRERSERRRDKDDDDNGHYRTRDSDRRRDYDRDREDRHRRKSRSRSRARSEHKSRSRSRSRSRSKSKRISGFDMAPPASAMLAGAAVAAAGQIPGTSPTIPGMFPNMFPLSTGQQFAPLPVMPVQAMTQQATRHARRVYVGGLPPTANEQSVATFFSQVMAAIGGNTAGPGDAVVNVYINHEKKFAFVEMRSVEEASNAMALDGIIFEGAPVKVRRPSDYNPSLAATLGPSQPNPNLNLAAVGLTPGSAGGLEGPDRIFVGGLPYYFTEAQIKELLESFGPLRGFDLVKDRETGNSKGYAFCVYQDLSVTDIACAALNGIKMGDKTLTVRRANQGANQPKPEQESVLLHAQQQIALQRFMLLQPPSSVATKVVCLTQVVTADELRDDTEYDDILEDMRLEGEKFGALVNVIIPRPRPDGELAPGVGKVFLEYADTDGSTKARTGLNGRKFGGNQVVAVFYPEDKFGQRDYEG; the protein is encoded by the exons ATGATGACGGAATACGAAGGGAGGTACGATGGTAACGGAGAGGACGCTGGCACATACGCCGATGGCGGTTCCTCTCCCCAACCTCGTGCTGCCGTCCACGGCGGTGCCGACGATTACAGCGATTCCAAATCTCAGGTACACGTAGTATTGCAG CATGAGTCTCGTGATTACGAGAGAGAATCTTCAAAGAGCAGAGAAAAGGATAGAGATAAAGGGCGTGATAAGGAGAGGGACAGGGACCGGGACAGAGATAGAGACAGGGGGAGAAGCAAGGACAAGGATAGGGAAAGGGATAGGGATAGAGATAGGGTTAGGGATAGGGACCGtgatagagaaagagaaagagaccGGGACAGGGATCGCGATCGTCATCACAGAGACCGCCACAGGGATCGCGAGAGAAGTGAGCGACGGAGAGACAAGGACGACGACGACAATGGTCACTACCGTACCCGGGACTCTGATAG ACGGAGGGATTATGACAGAGACAGAGAGGATAGGCATAGGCGCAAGTCCCGGTCTCGTTCAAGAGCTAGATCTGAGCACAAATCCAGATCGAGGTCACGCTCTCGTTCACGCTCAAAAAg CAAAAGGATTAGCGGTTTTGACATGGCACCTCCTGCTTCTGCAATGTTAGCTGGTGCTGCTGTTGCTGCAGCAG GGCAAATTCCTGGGACTAGTCCTACCATTCCGGGAATGTTCCCAAACATGTTCCCTCTGTCGACCGGTCAG CAGTTTGCACCCCTTCCAGTTATGCCTGTTCAGGCAATGACTCAACAG GCTACTAGGCATGCCCGACGAGTGTACGTTGGAGGGCTTCCTCCCACAGCAAATGAACAG TCTGTTGCTACATTTTTCAGCCAAGTTATGGCTGCAATTGGAGGGAACACTGCTGGCCCAG GAGATGCTGTTGTCAATGTCTACATAAACCATGAAAAGAAATTTGCttttgtggagatgagatcggTTGAAGAGGCTAGCAATGCAATGGCTCTGGATGGAATTATTTTTGAG GGAGCCCCTGTTAAGGTGCGGAGACCTAGTGATTACAACCCATCTCTGGCTGCAACACTCGGTCCAAGCCAGCCCAATCCCAACCTGAACCTGGCCGCTGTGGGGCTTACACCGGGTTCTGCTGGTGGGCTTGAGGGCCCTGATCGCATATTTGTTGGTGGGCTGCCATATTACTTCACAGAAGCACAGATCAAGGAGTTACTCGAATCCTTTGGACCCCTTCGTGGTTTTGATTTAGTGAAAGACAGGGAAACAGGAAACTCAAAAGGCTATGCCTTTTGTGTTTACCAAGACCTTTCTGTTACAGACATAGCTTGTGCAGCGCTGAACGGTATTAAAATGGGTGACAAGACGCTCACAGTTAGGCGTGCTAACCAAGGTGCCAACCAGCCCAAACCTGAGCAAGAGAGCGTTCTGTTGCACGCACAGCAGCAAATTGCATTGCAG AGGTTCATGCTGTTGCAACCGCCTAGTTCTGTTGCCACCAAGGTTGTATGTTTAACTCAGGTAGTAACTGCAGATGAGCTTAGGGACGATACTGAGTATGATGATATCTTGGAAGACATGAGGCTTGAAGGCGAAAAGTTTG gtgcattagtgaACGTCATCATCCCGCGTCCAAGACCAGATGGTGAACTTGCCCCCGGTGTTGGGAAG GTGTTTTTGGAGTACGCAGATACTGATGGCTCCACAAAAGCCCGCACGGGGTTGAATGGCCGGAAATTTGGCGGCAATCAGGTGGTAGCAGTGTTTTATCCGGAGGACAAGTTCGGCCAGCGCGACTACGAGGGCTAG
- the LOC103401676 gene encoding splicing factor U2af large subunit A-like isoform X8, translating into MFPNMFPLSTGQQFAPLPVMPVQAMTQQATRHARRVYVGGLPPTANEQSVATFFSQVMAAIGGNTAGPGDAVVNVYINHEKKFAFVEMRSVEEASNAMALDGIIFEGAPVKVRRPSDYNPSLAATLGPSQPNPNLNLAAVGLTPGSAGGLEGPDRIFVGGLPYYFTEAQIKELLESFGPLRGFDLVKDRETGNSKGYAFCVYQDLSVTDIACAALNGIKMGDKTLTVRRANQGANQPKPEQESVLLHAQQQIALQRFMLLQPPSSVATKVVCLTQVVTADELRDDTEYDDILEDMRLEGEKFGALVNVIIPRPRPDGELAPGVGKVFLEYADTDGSTKARTGLNGRKFGGNQVVAVFYPEDKFGQRDYEG; encoded by the exons ATGTTCCCAAACATGTTCCCTCTGTCGACCGGTCAG CAGTTTGCACCCCTTCCAGTTATGCCTGTTCAGGCAATGACTCAACAG GCTACTAGGCATGCCCGACGAGTGTACGTTGGAGGGCTTCCTCCCACAGCAAATGAACAG TCTGTTGCTACATTTTTCAGCCAAGTTATGGCTGCAATTGGAGGGAACACTGCTGGCCCAG GAGATGCTGTTGTCAATGTCTACATAAACCATGAAAAGAAATTTGCttttgtggagatgagatcggTTGAAGAGGCTAGCAATGCAATGGCTCTGGATGGAATTATTTTTGAG GGAGCCCCTGTTAAGGTGCGGAGACCTAGTGATTACAACCCATCTCTGGCTGCAACACTCGGTCCAAGCCAGCCCAATCCCAACCTGAACCTGGCCGCTGTGGGGCTTACACCGGGTTCTGCTGGTGGGCTTGAGGGCCCTGATCGCATATTTGTTGGTGGGCTGCCATATTACTTCACAGAAGCACAGATCAAGGAGTTACTCGAATCCTTTGGACCCCTTCGTGGTTTTGATTTAGTGAAAGACAGGGAAACAGGAAACTCAAAAGGCTATGCCTTTTGTGTTTACCAAGACCTTTCTGTTACAGACATAGCTTGTGCAGCGCTGAACGGTATTAAAATGGGTGACAAGACGCTCACAGTTAGGCGTGCTAACCAAGGTGCCAACCAGCCCAAACCTGAGCAAGAGAGCGTTCTGTTGCACGCACAGCAGCAAATTGCATTGCAG AGGTTCATGCTGTTGCAACCGCCTAGTTCTGTTGCCACCAAGGTTGTATGTTTAACTCAGGTAGTAACTGCAGATGAGCTTAGGGACGATACTGAGTATGATGATATCTTGGAAGACATGAGGCTTGAAGGCGAAAAGTTTG gtgcattagtgaACGTCATCATCCCGCGTCCAAGACCAGATGGTGAACTTGCCCCCGGTGTTGGGAAG GTGTTTTTGGAGTACGCAGATACTGATGGCTCCACAAAAGCCCGCACGGGGTTGAATGGCCGGAAATTTGGCGGCAATCAGGTGGTAGCAGTGTTTTATCCGGAGGACAAGTTCGGCCAGCGCGACTACGAGGGCTAG
- the LOC103401676 gene encoding splicing factor U2af large subunit A-like isoform X4, translated as MMTEYEGRYDGNGEDAGTYADGGSSPQPRAAVHGGADDYSDSKSQHESRDYERESSKSREKDRDKGRDKERDRDRDRDRDRGRSKDKDRERDRDRDRVRDRDRDRERERDRDRDRDRHHRDRHRDRERSERRRDKDDDDNGHYRTRDSDRRRDYDRDREDRHRRKSRSRSRARSEHKSRSRSRSRSRSKSKRISGFDMAPPASAMLAGAAVAAAGQIPGTSPTIPGMFPNMFPLSTGQFAPLPVMPVQAMTQQATRHARRVYVGGLPPTANEQSVATFFSQVMAAIGGNTAGPGDAVVNVYINHEKKFAFVEMRSVEEASNAMALDGIIFEGAPVKVRRPSDYNPSLAATLGPSQPNPNLNLAAVGLTPGSAGGLEGPDRIFVGGLPYYFTEAQIKELLESFGPLRGFDLVKDRETGNSKGYAFCVYQDLSVTDIACAALNGIKMGDKTLTVRRANQGANQPKPEQESVLLHAQQQIALQRFMLLQPPSSVATKVVCLTQVVTADELRDDTEYDDILEDMRLEGEKFGALVNVIIPRPRPDGELAPGVGKVFLEYADTDGSTKARTGLNGRKFGGNQVVAVFYPEDKFGQRDYEG; from the exons ATGATGACGGAATACGAAGGGAGGTACGATGGTAACGGAGAGGACGCTGGCACATACGCCGATGGCGGTTCCTCTCCCCAACCTCGTGCTGCCGTCCACGGCGGTGCCGACGATTACAGCGATTCCAAATCTCAG CATGAGTCTCGTGATTACGAGAGAGAATCTTCAAAGAGCAGAGAAAAGGATAGAGATAAAGGGCGTGATAAGGAGAGGGACAGGGACCGGGACAGAGATAGAGACAGGGGGAGAAGCAAGGACAAGGATAGGGAAAGGGATAGGGATAGAGATAGGGTTAGGGATAGGGACCGtgatagagaaagagaaagagaccGGGACAGGGATCGCGATCGTCATCACAGAGACCGCCACAGGGATCGCGAGAGAAGTGAGCGACGGAGAGACAAGGACGACGACGACAATGGTCACTACCGTACCCGGGACTCTGATAG ACGGAGGGATTATGACAGAGACAGAGAGGATAGGCATAGGCGCAAGTCCCGGTCTCGTTCAAGAGCTAGATCTGAGCACAAATCCAGATCGAGGTCACGCTCTCGTTCACGCTCAAAAAg CAAAAGGATTAGCGGTTTTGACATGGCACCTCCTGCTTCTGCAATGTTAGCTGGTGCTGCTGTTGCTGCAGCAG GGCAAATTCCTGGGACTAGTCCTACCATTCCGGGAATGTTCCCAAACATGTTCCCTCTGTCGACCGGTCAG TTTGCACCCCTTCCAGTTATGCCTGTTCAGGCAATGACTCAACAG GCTACTAGGCATGCCCGACGAGTGTACGTTGGAGGGCTTCCTCCCACAGCAAATGAACAG TCTGTTGCTACATTTTTCAGCCAAGTTATGGCTGCAATTGGAGGGAACACTGCTGGCCCAG GAGATGCTGTTGTCAATGTCTACATAAACCATGAAAAGAAATTTGCttttgtggagatgagatcggTTGAAGAGGCTAGCAATGCAATGGCTCTGGATGGAATTATTTTTGAG GGAGCCCCTGTTAAGGTGCGGAGACCTAGTGATTACAACCCATCTCTGGCTGCAACACTCGGTCCAAGCCAGCCCAATCCCAACCTGAACCTGGCCGCTGTGGGGCTTACACCGGGTTCTGCTGGTGGGCTTGAGGGCCCTGATCGCATATTTGTTGGTGGGCTGCCATATTACTTCACAGAAGCACAGATCAAGGAGTTACTCGAATCCTTTGGACCCCTTCGTGGTTTTGATTTAGTGAAAGACAGGGAAACAGGAAACTCAAAAGGCTATGCCTTTTGTGTTTACCAAGACCTTTCTGTTACAGACATAGCTTGTGCAGCGCTGAACGGTATTAAAATGGGTGACAAGACGCTCACAGTTAGGCGTGCTAACCAAGGTGCCAACCAGCCCAAACCTGAGCAAGAGAGCGTTCTGTTGCACGCACAGCAGCAAATTGCATTGCAG AGGTTCATGCTGTTGCAACCGCCTAGTTCTGTTGCCACCAAGGTTGTATGTTTAACTCAGGTAGTAACTGCAGATGAGCTTAGGGACGATACTGAGTATGATGATATCTTGGAAGACATGAGGCTTGAAGGCGAAAAGTTTG gtgcattagtgaACGTCATCATCCCGCGTCCAAGACCAGATGGTGAACTTGCCCCCGGTGTTGGGAAG GTGTTTTTGGAGTACGCAGATACTGATGGCTCCACAAAAGCCCGCACGGGGTTGAATGGCCGGAAATTTGGCGGCAATCAGGTGGTAGCAGTGTTTTATCCGGAGGACAAGTTCGGCCAGCGCGACTACGAGGGCTAG
- the LOC103401676 gene encoding splicing factor U2af large subunit A-like isoform X3, which yields MMTEYEGRYDGNGEDAGTYADGGSSPQPRAAVHGGADDYSDSKSQHESRDYERESSKSREKDRDKGRDKERDRDRDRDRDRGRSKDKDRERDRDRDRVRDRDRDRERERDRDRDRDRHHRDRHRDRERSERRRDKDDDDNGHYRTRDSDRRRDYDRDREDRHRRKSRSRSRARSEHKSRSRSRSRSRSKSKRISGFDMAPPASAMLAGAAVAAAGQIPGTSPTIPGMFPNMFPLSTGQQFAPLPVMPVQAMTQQATRHARRVYVGGLPPTANEQSVATFFSQVMAAIGGNTAGPGDAVVNVYINHEKKFAFVEMRSVEEASNAMALDGIIFEGAPVKVRRPSDYNPSLAATLGPSQPNPNLNLAAVGLTPGSAGGLEGPDRIFVGGLPYYFTEAQIKELLESFGPLRGFDLVKDRETGNSKGYAFCVYQDLSVTDIACAALNGIKMGDKTLTVRRANQGANQPKPEQESVLLHAQQQIALQRFMLLQPPSSVATKVVCLTQVVTADELRDDTEYDDILEDMRLEGEKFGALVNVIIPRPRPDGELAPGVGKVFLEYADTDGSTKARTGLNGRKFGGNQVVAVFYPEDKFGQRDYEG from the exons ATGATGACGGAATACGAAGGGAGGTACGATGGTAACGGAGAGGACGCTGGCACATACGCCGATGGCGGTTCCTCTCCCCAACCTCGTGCTGCCGTCCACGGCGGTGCCGACGATTACAGCGATTCCAAATCTCAG CATGAGTCTCGTGATTACGAGAGAGAATCTTCAAAGAGCAGAGAAAAGGATAGAGATAAAGGGCGTGATAAGGAGAGGGACAGGGACCGGGACAGAGATAGAGACAGGGGGAGAAGCAAGGACAAGGATAGGGAAAGGGATAGGGATAGAGATAGGGTTAGGGATAGGGACCGtgatagagaaagagaaagagaccGGGACAGGGATCGCGATCGTCATCACAGAGACCGCCACAGGGATCGCGAGAGAAGTGAGCGACGGAGAGACAAGGACGACGACGACAATGGTCACTACCGTACCCGGGACTCTGATAG ACGGAGGGATTATGACAGAGACAGAGAGGATAGGCATAGGCGCAAGTCCCGGTCTCGTTCAAGAGCTAGATCTGAGCACAAATCCAGATCGAGGTCACGCTCTCGTTCACGCTCAAAAAg CAAAAGGATTAGCGGTTTTGACATGGCACCTCCTGCTTCTGCAATGTTAGCTGGTGCTGCTGTTGCTGCAGCAG GGCAAATTCCTGGGACTAGTCCTACCATTCCGGGAATGTTCCCAAACATGTTCCCTCTGTCGACCGGTCAG CAGTTTGCACCCCTTCCAGTTATGCCTGTTCAGGCAATGACTCAACAG GCTACTAGGCATGCCCGACGAGTGTACGTTGGAGGGCTTCCTCCCACAGCAAATGAACAG TCTGTTGCTACATTTTTCAGCCAAGTTATGGCTGCAATTGGAGGGAACACTGCTGGCCCAG GAGATGCTGTTGTCAATGTCTACATAAACCATGAAAAGAAATTTGCttttgtggagatgagatcggTTGAAGAGGCTAGCAATGCAATGGCTCTGGATGGAATTATTTTTGAG GGAGCCCCTGTTAAGGTGCGGAGACCTAGTGATTACAACCCATCTCTGGCTGCAACACTCGGTCCAAGCCAGCCCAATCCCAACCTGAACCTGGCCGCTGTGGGGCTTACACCGGGTTCTGCTGGTGGGCTTGAGGGCCCTGATCGCATATTTGTTGGTGGGCTGCCATATTACTTCACAGAAGCACAGATCAAGGAGTTACTCGAATCCTTTGGACCCCTTCGTGGTTTTGATTTAGTGAAAGACAGGGAAACAGGAAACTCAAAAGGCTATGCCTTTTGTGTTTACCAAGACCTTTCTGTTACAGACATAGCTTGTGCAGCGCTGAACGGTATTAAAATGGGTGACAAGACGCTCACAGTTAGGCGTGCTAACCAAGGTGCCAACCAGCCCAAACCTGAGCAAGAGAGCGTTCTGTTGCACGCACAGCAGCAAATTGCATTGCAG AGGTTCATGCTGTTGCAACCGCCTAGTTCTGTTGCCACCAAGGTTGTATGTTTAACTCAGGTAGTAACTGCAGATGAGCTTAGGGACGATACTGAGTATGATGATATCTTGGAAGACATGAGGCTTGAAGGCGAAAAGTTTG gtgcattagtgaACGTCATCATCCCGCGTCCAAGACCAGATGGTGAACTTGCCCCCGGTGTTGGGAAG GTGTTTTTGGAGTACGCAGATACTGATGGCTCCACAAAAGCCCGCACGGGGTTGAATGGCCGGAAATTTGGCGGCAATCAGGTGGTAGCAGTGTTTTATCCGGAGGACAAGTTCGGCCAGCGCGACTACGAGGGCTAG
- the LOC103401676 gene encoding splicing factor U2af large subunit A-like isoform X2, giving the protein MMTEYEGRYDGNGEDAGTYADGGSSPQPRAAVHGGADDYSDSKSQVHVVLQHESRDYERESSKSREKDRDKGRDKERDRDRDRDRDRGRSKDKDRERDRDRDRVRDRDRDRERERDRDRDRDRHHRDRHRDRERSERRRDKDDDDNGHYRTRDSDRRRDYDRDREDRHRRKSRSRSRARSEHKSRSRSRSRSRSKSKRISGFDMAPPASAMLAGAAVAAAGQIPGTSPTIPGMFPNMFPLSTGQFAPLPVMPVQAMTQQATRHARRVYVGGLPPTANEQSVATFFSQVMAAIGGNTAGPGDAVVNVYINHEKKFAFVEMRSVEEASNAMALDGIIFEGAPVKVRRPSDYNPSLAATLGPSQPNPNLNLAAVGLTPGSAGGLEGPDRIFVGGLPYYFTEAQIKELLESFGPLRGFDLVKDRETGNSKGYAFCVYQDLSVTDIACAALNGIKMGDKTLTVRRANQGANQPKPEQESVLLHAQQQIALQRFMLLQPPSSVATKVVCLTQVVTADELRDDTEYDDILEDMRLEGEKFGALVNVIIPRPRPDGELAPGVGKVFLEYADTDGSTKARTGLNGRKFGGNQVVAVFYPEDKFGQRDYEG; this is encoded by the exons ATGATGACGGAATACGAAGGGAGGTACGATGGTAACGGAGAGGACGCTGGCACATACGCCGATGGCGGTTCCTCTCCCCAACCTCGTGCTGCCGTCCACGGCGGTGCCGACGATTACAGCGATTCCAAATCTCAGGTACACGTAGTATTGCAG CATGAGTCTCGTGATTACGAGAGAGAATCTTCAAAGAGCAGAGAAAAGGATAGAGATAAAGGGCGTGATAAGGAGAGGGACAGGGACCGGGACAGAGATAGAGACAGGGGGAGAAGCAAGGACAAGGATAGGGAAAGGGATAGGGATAGAGATAGGGTTAGGGATAGGGACCGtgatagagaaagagaaagagaccGGGACAGGGATCGCGATCGTCATCACAGAGACCGCCACAGGGATCGCGAGAGAAGTGAGCGACGGAGAGACAAGGACGACGACGACAATGGTCACTACCGTACCCGGGACTCTGATAG ACGGAGGGATTATGACAGAGACAGAGAGGATAGGCATAGGCGCAAGTCCCGGTCTCGTTCAAGAGCTAGATCTGAGCACAAATCCAGATCGAGGTCACGCTCTCGTTCACGCTCAAAAAg CAAAAGGATTAGCGGTTTTGACATGGCACCTCCTGCTTCTGCAATGTTAGCTGGTGCTGCTGTTGCTGCAGCAG GGCAAATTCCTGGGACTAGTCCTACCATTCCGGGAATGTTCCCAAACATGTTCCCTCTGTCGACCGGTCAG TTTGCACCCCTTCCAGTTATGCCTGTTCAGGCAATGACTCAACAG GCTACTAGGCATGCCCGACGAGTGTACGTTGGAGGGCTTCCTCCCACAGCAAATGAACAG TCTGTTGCTACATTTTTCAGCCAAGTTATGGCTGCAATTGGAGGGAACACTGCTGGCCCAG GAGATGCTGTTGTCAATGTCTACATAAACCATGAAAAGAAATTTGCttttgtggagatgagatcggTTGAAGAGGCTAGCAATGCAATGGCTCTGGATGGAATTATTTTTGAG GGAGCCCCTGTTAAGGTGCGGAGACCTAGTGATTACAACCCATCTCTGGCTGCAACACTCGGTCCAAGCCAGCCCAATCCCAACCTGAACCTGGCCGCTGTGGGGCTTACACCGGGTTCTGCTGGTGGGCTTGAGGGCCCTGATCGCATATTTGTTGGTGGGCTGCCATATTACTTCACAGAAGCACAGATCAAGGAGTTACTCGAATCCTTTGGACCCCTTCGTGGTTTTGATTTAGTGAAAGACAGGGAAACAGGAAACTCAAAAGGCTATGCCTTTTGTGTTTACCAAGACCTTTCTGTTACAGACATAGCTTGTGCAGCGCTGAACGGTATTAAAATGGGTGACAAGACGCTCACAGTTAGGCGTGCTAACCAAGGTGCCAACCAGCCCAAACCTGAGCAAGAGAGCGTTCTGTTGCACGCACAGCAGCAAATTGCATTGCAG AGGTTCATGCTGTTGCAACCGCCTAGTTCTGTTGCCACCAAGGTTGTATGTTTAACTCAGGTAGTAACTGCAGATGAGCTTAGGGACGATACTGAGTATGATGATATCTTGGAAGACATGAGGCTTGAAGGCGAAAAGTTTG gtgcattagtgaACGTCATCATCCCGCGTCCAAGACCAGATGGTGAACTTGCCCCCGGTGTTGGGAAG GTGTTTTTGGAGTACGCAGATACTGATGGCTCCACAAAAGCCCGCACGGGGTTGAATGGCCGGAAATTTGGCGGCAATCAGGTGGTAGCAGTGTTTTATCCGGAGGACAAGTTCGGCCAGCGCGACTACGAGGGCTAG
- the LOC103401676 gene encoding splicing factor U2af large subunit A-like isoform X9 encodes MFPNMFPLSTGQFAPLPVMPVQAMTQQATRHARRVYVGGLPPTANEQSVATFFSQVMAAIGGNTAGPGDAVVNVYINHEKKFAFVEMRSVEEASNAMALDGIIFEGAPVKVRRPSDYNPSLAATLGPSQPNPNLNLAAVGLTPGSAGGLEGPDRIFVGGLPYYFTEAQIKELLESFGPLRGFDLVKDRETGNSKGYAFCVYQDLSVTDIACAALNGIKMGDKTLTVRRANQGANQPKPEQESVLLHAQQQIALQRFMLLQPPSSVATKVVCLTQVVTADELRDDTEYDDILEDMRLEGEKFGALVNVIIPRPRPDGELAPGVGKVFLEYADTDGSTKARTGLNGRKFGGNQVVAVFYPEDKFGQRDYEG; translated from the exons ATGTTCCCAAACATGTTCCCTCTGTCGACCGGTCAG TTTGCACCCCTTCCAGTTATGCCTGTTCAGGCAATGACTCAACAG GCTACTAGGCATGCCCGACGAGTGTACGTTGGAGGGCTTCCTCCCACAGCAAATGAACAG TCTGTTGCTACATTTTTCAGCCAAGTTATGGCTGCAATTGGAGGGAACACTGCTGGCCCAG GAGATGCTGTTGTCAATGTCTACATAAACCATGAAAAGAAATTTGCttttgtggagatgagatcggTTGAAGAGGCTAGCAATGCAATGGCTCTGGATGGAATTATTTTTGAG GGAGCCCCTGTTAAGGTGCGGAGACCTAGTGATTACAACCCATCTCTGGCTGCAACACTCGGTCCAAGCCAGCCCAATCCCAACCTGAACCTGGCCGCTGTGGGGCTTACACCGGGTTCTGCTGGTGGGCTTGAGGGCCCTGATCGCATATTTGTTGGTGGGCTGCCATATTACTTCACAGAAGCACAGATCAAGGAGTTACTCGAATCCTTTGGACCCCTTCGTGGTTTTGATTTAGTGAAAGACAGGGAAACAGGAAACTCAAAAGGCTATGCCTTTTGTGTTTACCAAGACCTTTCTGTTACAGACATAGCTTGTGCAGCGCTGAACGGTATTAAAATGGGTGACAAGACGCTCACAGTTAGGCGTGCTAACCAAGGTGCCAACCAGCCCAAACCTGAGCAAGAGAGCGTTCTGTTGCACGCACAGCAGCAAATTGCATTGCAG AGGTTCATGCTGTTGCAACCGCCTAGTTCTGTTGCCACCAAGGTTGTATGTTTAACTCAGGTAGTAACTGCAGATGAGCTTAGGGACGATACTGAGTATGATGATATCTTGGAAGACATGAGGCTTGAAGGCGAAAAGTTTG gtgcattagtgaACGTCATCATCCCGCGTCCAAGACCAGATGGTGAACTTGCCCCCGGTGTTGGGAAG GTGTTTTTGGAGTACGCAGATACTGATGGCTCCACAAAAGCCCGCACGGGGTTGAATGGCCGGAAATTTGGCGGCAATCAGGTGGTAGCAGTGTTTTATCCGGAGGACAAGTTCGGCCAGCGCGACTACGAGGGCTAG